A DNA window from Mucilaginibacter xinganensis contains the following coding sequences:
- a CDS encoding TonB-dependent receptor, protein MKFKIRILSLLVLLLSVIVTANAAVLTKTEDAGTTITGTVTDKADGKPIIGATVNVPDLRHGTITDVNGHYKLDNLPKGVYLVQVTYLGYATFNQRVDFGKTTTLDIQLQTSSLEAGEVVITGVSKATEIKRNPVPMVAVGKTYLDQRAGAGNAIDMIANLPGVSAVTTGPNVSKPFIHGLGYNRVVTLQDGIRQEGQQWGDEHGVEIDQNSIDRVEVIKGPASLSYGSDAIGGVVNLITPSPVPDGKVLGSIQGTYGTNEGLLNGSFRLYGNNNGLVWGTILSAKEAKDYQNQHDGRVYATNFKEKDARFMIGLNKSWGTSYLNASVFDDQQAIPDGSRDSLTRKFTKQVTEDDLSRQVVSPSELNSYNIPVLHQHVQLYRIYNNSNFNLGSGNLIVNLGYQYSHRREYTHPEDAGVAGLNLHLSTYTYDVKYNFNLGKGYETTAGINGQYQNNTIGDATDFPIPAYHQFDIGPFLIMKKSFGKLDLSAGGRFDSRSFHGQAAYIDTAAGKFPQLYTGSDPNNAPNVVPQFAALNKTFTGFNGSFGGAYNFSDHFLLKANIARGFRAPSIAELSANGPDPGSQIYHVGNNNFKPEFSTQEDIGAFLTLPNVSFSVELFNNNIQNYIFQQQELNADGSPVITQGYNTFTYVQSKARINGGEISLDVHPISWLHFENSLALTYGQNLGTGGRVADSLKYLPFIPPLHSHSELKANFSKGFSNLKNIYAFFGFDHFSAQDRFFAAYGTETYTAGYNLLSAGIGAEVVNSSGKPVMKLFIEGTNLGNVNYQSNMSRLKYFDNANVPAGVQPGIFNMGRNVSFKVVVPFDLSPHPKS, encoded by the coding sequence ATGAAATTTAAGATAAGAATATTAAGCTTACTGGTGTTACTTTTATCGGTCATTGTGACCGCAAATGCCGCAGTACTAACAAAGACAGAAGATGCCGGAACTACCATAACGGGCACCGTAACTGACAAGGCCGACGGAAAACCAATTATAGGCGCTACGGTTAACGTGCCCGATTTACGGCACGGCACAATTACCGATGTAAATGGCCATTATAAACTGGATAATTTACCAAAGGGCGTTTACCTGGTGCAGGTTACTTACCTTGGTTATGCCACTTTTAACCAGCGGGTTGACTTTGGAAAAACAACCACACTTGATATTCAGTTGCAGACCTCTTCGCTGGAAGCCGGCGAGGTAGTTATAACCGGTGTAAGCAAAGCAACTGAGATAAAACGGAACCCCGTACCAATGGTAGCGGTCGGTAAAACGTATCTTGATCAGCGTGCCGGTGCAGGAAATGCCATAGATATGATAGCAAACCTGCCGGGCGTAAGTGCTGTAACTACCGGCCCAAACGTTTCAAAACCATTTATACACGGTTTAGGCTATAACCGTGTCGTTACCCTGCAGGACGGTATTCGCCAGGAAGGCCAGCAATGGGGTGACGAGCACGGTGTGGAGATTGATCAGAACTCGATTGACAGGGTGGAGGTTATCAAAGGCCCGGCCAGCTTATCTTACGGATCAGACGCGATCGGCGGGGTTGTGAACCTTATTACGCCTTCGCCTGTTCCTGATGGAAAGGTACTGGGTTCGATACAGGGAACTTATGGTACCAATGAGGGCTTGCTTAATGGTTCTTTCAGGCTGTATGGTAATAATAATGGCCTGGTTTGGGGTACTATCCTTTCTGCAAAAGAAGCAAAAGATTACCAGAATCAGCACGATGGCCGGGTATATGCTACTAATTTTAAAGAAAAGGATGCCCGCTTTATGATCGGCTTAAACAAATCATGGGGAACATCTTATTTAAATGCCTCGGTGTTTGATGATCAGCAGGCCATTCCTGATGGCAGTCGCGATTCACTTACCCGTAAATTCACCAAACAGGTTACCGAAGACGATCTTTCGCGCCAGGTAGTTTCTCCATCGGAGTTAAATTCATATAACATCCCTGTTTTACATCAGCATGTGCAGCTTTATCGTATCTACAACAATAGTAATTTTAACCTGGGCAGCGGCAACCTGATTGTAAACCTGGGTTACCAGTATAGCCACCGCAGAGAATACACCCACCCGGAAGATGCCGGCGTAGCAGGGCTTAACCTGCATTTAAGCACTTATACCTATGATGTTAAATACAACTTTAATTTGGGTAAGGGTTATGAAACTACCGCCGGCATAAACGGCCAATACCAAAACAACACGATAGGCGACGCTACAGATTTTCCAATCCCGGCTTATCACCAGTTTGATATTGGCCCTTTTCTTATTATGAAGAAGAGTTTCGGCAAACTCGACCTTTCAGCAGGCGGCAGGTTTGACAGTCGTTCATTCCACGGGCAGGCAGCTTACATTGATACTGCGGCAGGTAAATTTCCGCAGTTGTATACCGGGAGCGATCCTAATAATGCTCCAAACGTAGTGCCCCAGTTTGCTGCTTTAAATAAAACATTTACCGGTTTTAACGGAAGCTTTGGCGGTGCCTACAATTTCTCAGATCATTTTTTGCTGAAAGCTAATATTGCCCGCGGCTTTAGGGCGCCAAGCATTGCGGAACTTTCTGCAAACGGCCCCGATCCGGGCTCGCAAATTTACCACGTAGGCAACAATAACTTTAAACCTGAATTTAGCACCCAGGAAGATATCGGCGCGTTCTTAACCCTGCCGAATGTATCCTTCAGTGTAGAATTGTTCAACAACAACATTCAAAACTATATTTTTCAGCAGCAGGAGTTAAATGCAGACGGATCGCCGGTTATTACTCAGGGCTACAATACTTTTACTTATGTACAAAGTAAAGCAAGAATAAATGGCGGCGAAATCAGCCTGGATGTTCACCCCATTAGCTGGCTACATTTTGAAAACTCACTGGCATTAACTTACGGGCAAAACCTGGGTACCGGCGGCCGCGTTGCCGATAGTTTAAAATATTTGCCATTCATCCCGCCGCTGCACAGCCATTCAGAACTAAAGGCCAATTTTAGCAAAGGATTCAGCAATTTAAAAAATATCTATGCATTTTTCGGGTTTGACCACTTCAGCGCACAGGACAGGTTTTTTGCAGCTTATGGTACCGAAACCTACACAGCCGGATATAACCTGTTAAGCGCAGGCATTGGCGCCGAGGTTGTGAATTCAAGCGGCAAACCGGTAATGAAATTATTTATTGAAGGCACCAACCTTGGCAACGTTAACTACCAAAGCAATATGAGCCGGCTTAAGTATTTTGATAACGCAAATGTACCTGCGGGCGTTCAGCCTGGTATATTCAACATGGGCCGCAACGTAAGTTTTAAGGTTGTTGTCCCCTTTGACTTATCACCGCACCCAAAATCATAA
- a CDS encoding PAS domain-containing protein, whose protein sequence is MISEKQLNQIFKSSSVPMMVLLPEVPDFSIVDVNEAYLALNGYKREQLVGKSFLGLAGFHDISDWATSLEKVVVHKKADKIPVSAYTVSVNSAGDKETRYWEIDHAPILDDDNEVAFILCSILDHTSDIITRKNSEQALTESLNQFYSLLQTIEGIVWEADADTLRFTFVSDHAKQILGFSTNEWLTEPHFWENHIHPGDRDEVLNYVNLKSGKEKSYSSEYRMIKADGSTIWIKDIVAITTDNNKRKWLRGLMLDITVPKRLSNLEYLEKNVLELNSKSNVTIQEILSYYLEGIEALFPQMKCSIMQVKGNRLHNWAAPSLSPHYLATIENLPVNDNTGSCGTAAFLKKKVIVSDIANDARWADYKQIASKYDLQACWSHPIINSEGEVLATLGLYYNKPKKPDEEELKVIERVTAILKVILENRQRAEIIADASVLMTQSQELAHFGNWRWDVQNNIVSWSDSLYLIYGLNKKDFKATFEGYQELLHPDDRERVYNIISNVLNSKQDVEFEERIIRPNGEMRYLKSWGKLKSDASGVPVEMIGACLDITESKKTQQELQSGESRLRALADSQTSYVIRIDLEGRYTYYNKKYLEDFGWILKDKDIPNTLATVTVQPYHHQLVRDILKKCIENPNKVYQVEFDKIQPNGSPKPTLWHFIGLANSNNQTTEVQCIGLDITDLKNAETALKISNERYEYVNKATNDAIFDWNIIEDAIKWGNGFFRMFGFDSKAEYTSYSWASQVHPEDKERILDSLLETLKDEMKDNWSVEYRFKKADGSYADVEGTGYIVRNETGKPIRMIGVIRDITERLNYIKAIEKQNEKLLEIAWMQSHVVRAPLTKIIGLADLIRDFPNNDDEENQLIEHLLTCAYELDDIIRNISAKTEQIDLNTGIALK, encoded by the coding sequence ATGATAAGCGAAAAACAACTCAACCAAATATTTAAATCATCATCGGTTCCGATGATGGTATTGCTGCCGGAAGTTCCGGACTTTTCAATAGTTGATGTAAATGAAGCTTATCTTGCGTTAAATGGTTATAAACGGGAACAATTAGTGGGCAAAAGTTTCCTGGGTCTTGCTGGTTTTCACGACATCTCCGACTGGGCAACATCACTGGAAAAGGTTGTTGTCCATAAAAAAGCTGACAAGATTCCGGTTAGCGCTTATACAGTTTCTGTAAACAGCGCAGGGGATAAAGAAACCAGGTACTGGGAGATAGATCACGCGCCCATTCTTGATGATGATAATGAAGTAGCTTTCATCCTTTGTTCGATATTGGATCATACCAGCGATATTATTACCAGGAAAAATTCCGAACAGGCACTAACAGAATCGTTAAACCAGTTTTATTCATTGTTGCAAACCATTGAAGGGATAGTTTGGGAAGCAGACGCAGATACGCTAAGGTTTACTTTTGTGAGCGATCACGCAAAACAAATCCTGGGGTTCTCTACAAATGAATGGCTAACCGAACCTCACTTTTGGGAAAACCATATTCATCCGGGCGACAGGGATGAAGTTTTAAACTATGTAAACTTAAAATCGGGCAAAGAAAAAAGTTATTCGTCAGAATACAGAATGATTAAAGCTGATGGCAGTACCATATGGATAAAAGACATTGTTGCTATAACTACTGACAATAATAAAAGGAAATGGTTAAGAGGCCTTATGCTGGATATTACCGTACCCAAAAGGCTTAGCAATCTTGAATACTTGGAAAAAAATGTATTGGAGCTAAACTCCAAAAGTAATGTAACCATACAGGAAATTTTATCTTATTACCTGGAGGGGATCGAAGCGCTTTTTCCACAGATGAAATGTTCTATTATGCAGGTTAAGGGTAACAGGCTGCATAACTGGGCAGCGCCGTCGTTATCGCCGCATTATCTTGCCACAATTGAAAACCTTCCGGTTAATGACAATACAGGATCATGCGGTACAGCCGCGTTTTTAAAAAAGAAAGTAATTGTAAGTGACATTGCAAACGATGCGCGGTGGGCCGATTATAAACAGATCGCATCAAAATACGACTTGCAGGCCTGCTGGTCGCACCCTATCATTAATTCGGAAGGAGAAGTATTGGCTACATTAGGCCTGTATTACAACAAGCCCAAAAAGCCCGATGAAGAAGAGCTTAAGGTTATTGAACGGGTAACCGCTATATTAAAGGTTATTTTAGAGAACAGGCAGCGGGCTGAAATAATAGCAGACGCGAGTGTTTTAATGACGCAAAGCCAGGAACTGGCCCATTTTGGCAACTGGCGCTGGGATGTGCAAAACAACATCGTGAGCTGGTCTGACAGCCTTTATCTAATATATGGCTTAAACAAAAAAGACTTTAAAGCAACGTTTGAAGGGTATCAGGAATTACTGCACCCCGATGACCGGGAAAGAGTTTATAACATCATTTCCAATGTGTTAAATTCCAAACAAGATGTTGAATTTGAGGAGAGAATAATAAGACCTAACGGCGAAATGCGGTATCTAAAATCCTGGGGCAAGCTAAAATCTGACGCGAGCGGTGTGCCGGTAGAAATGATAGGGGCCTGTTTGGATATTACGGAAAGCAAAAAAACACAGCAAGAACTGCAGTCAGGCGAATCGCGCCTCAGAGCACTTGCTGATTCGCAAACCAGCTATGTGATCCGGATTGATTTGGAGGGAAGATATACATACTACAACAAGAAATACCTGGAGGACTTTGGCTGGATATTAAAAGATAAGGATATTCCCAATACACTTGCCACAGTAACGGTCCAGCCATATCACCATCAACTGGTACGGGATATATTGAAAAAGTGCATTGAAAATCCCAATAAGGTTTACCAGGTAGAGTTTGATAAAATACAGCCAAACGGCAGCCCTAAACCAACTTTATGGCATTTTATAGGCCTTGCCAATTCAAACAACCAAACTACCGAAGTTCAATGCATTGGCCTGGATATTACCGACCTGAAGAATGCAGAAACCGCGTTAAAAATAAGTAATGAGCGTTACGAATACGTGAACAAAGCAACCAATGATGCTATTTTTGACTGGAACATAATTGAAGATGCCATAAAATGGGGTAATGGCTTTTTCAGGATGTTTGGATTTGACAGCAAGGCTGAATATACATCTTATAGCTGGGCTTCACAAGTACATCCGGAAGATAAAGAGAGGATACTGGATAGTTTACTGGAGACGTTAAAAGACGAAATGAAGGACAATTGGAGTGTGGAATACCGTTTTAAAAAGGCCGATGGCAGCTATGCGGATGTTGAAGGCACAGGCTACATTGTAAGGAATGAAACGGGGAAGCCTATCAGGATGATTGGCGTGATAAGGGATATAACTGAGCGGTTGAACTATATTAAGGCCATTGAAAAACAAAATGAAAAATTACTCGAGATAGCCTGGATGCAATCGCACGTAGTGCGGGCTCCCCTCACCAAAATTATAGGGCTTGCGGACCTCATCAGGGATTTTCCTAATAATGACGATGAAGAAAACCAGCTGATAGAACACCTGTTAACCTGTGCATACGAGTTGGATGACATTATCAGAAACATTTCTGCAAAAACTGAGCAGATTGATTTAAACACAGGGATAGCGTTAAAGTAA
- a CDS encoding mechanosensitive ion channel family protein — protein sequence MKDIIEGWSGRIQPLVWNLIIVAAAVIIGLAVKFTIKAILNYNKKYTDYSLFRSIIMYFSRPMNHFVPLFMLNLMEPLMVLDKRSDLLFSRTAEIALIISFSIVLISAINIFEDYIYHTYDLNKEDNLKERKIRTQMQFVRRLLASIIIFITIAVILLSFDSVRKIGAGLLTGVGVGGIIIGFAAQKSLGNLLAGFQIAFTQPIRIDDVLVVEGEWGRVEDITLTYVVLNIWDQRRLILPINYFIEKPFQNWTRSTSEILGTVFLYLDYNTPIDALRTEFERLLTTTPLWDKRVKVIQVTDTKTTCIEVRVLVSARNSSQAFDLRCYVRENLVKFIKDNHPESLPLNRLKLNNPDTEQPAGTGI from the coding sequence ATGAAAGATATAATTGAAGGGTGGTCTGGCCGGATCCAGCCGCTGGTATGGAACCTGATTATTGTGGCAGCTGCTGTAATAATTGGCCTGGCAGTTAAATTTACCATAAAAGCTATACTTAACTACAATAAAAAATATACCGACTACTCGCTTTTTCGCAGCATTATAATGTATTTCAGCCGGCCCATGAACCATTTTGTGCCGCTGTTTATGCTGAACCTGATGGAGCCGCTGATGGTGCTTGACAAAAGGTCTGATCTCTTATTTTCACGTACTGCAGAAATCGCACTGATTATATCCTTTTCAATCGTTTTAATAAGCGCCATCAATATTTTTGAGGACTATATTTATCACACCTACGATCTTAATAAAGAGGACAACCTGAAGGAACGCAAGATCCGCACACAAATGCAGTTTGTAAGGCGGTTGCTGGCCTCCATCATCATATTTATAACCATAGCTGTTATATTGCTAAGTTTTGACAGCGTACGCAAAATTGGTGCAGGGCTACTTACAGGTGTTGGCGTTGGCGGGATAATTATCGGTTTTGCTGCACAAAAATCGCTGGGGAATTTGCTTGCCGGTTTCCAGATCGCATTTACTCAACCTATCCGCATTGATGATGTGCTGGTGGTGGAAGGTGAATGGGGCAGAGTAGAAGATATAACCCTTACCTATGTAGTGCTTAACATCTGGGATCAGCGCAGGCTTATACTGCCCATCAACTATTTCATTGAAAAGCCCTTTCAAAACTGGACCCGTTCAACTTCGGAGATCCTTGGAACGGTTTTTTTATACCTTGATTATAATACGCCTATTGACGCTTTACGCACTGAGTTTGAGCGGCTGCTTACCACCACGCCTTTATGGGATAAGCGTGTAAAGGTGATCCAGGTTACCGACACAAAAACTACTTGTATTGAAGTAAGGGTACTGGTGAGTGCCCGCAACTCATCACAGGCGTTTGATCTTCGCTGTTATGTACGGGAAAATTTGGTGAAGTTTATAAAAGACAATCACCCCGAAAGCCTGCCATTGAACCGGCTAAAATTAAATAATCCGGATACTGAGCAACCCGCCGGCACAGGCATTTAA
- a CDS encoding DoxX family protein — protein MKALKITYWVTTSIVALMMTYSAYAYLTQPAMAQGFAHLGFPSYFRIELAIAKVIGAIALLAPLGVKVKEWAYAGFFIVFVSAFIAHSASGDPFSIRIMPVIFLAFLAASYYTYHKLPKAA, from the coding sequence ATGAAAGCTTTAAAAATTACTTATTGGGTTACCACATCAATAGTTGCCTTAATGATGACCTATTCCGCCTATGCTTATTTAACGCAACCTGCAATGGCACAGGGATTCGCGCACTTAGGGTTTCCGTCTTATTTTAGGATTGAACTGGCCATAGCCAAGGTGATTGGCGCTATAGCGTTGCTGGCACCGCTTGGTGTAAAGGTAAAAGAATGGGCTTATGCCGGGTTCTTCATCGTATTTGTATCTGCATTTATTGCGCATTCAGCATCCGGTGATCCATTTTCTATCAGGATAATGCCGGTTATATTTTTAGCGTTTTTAGCGGCATCGTATTACACTTACCACAAGTTGCCAAAAGCGGCGTAA
- a CDS encoding phosphatidate cytidylyltransferase: MRRLYFPSLILVLLCLSSCSVIGGIFKAGAAVGIISVIVVIAIIIWIASMFRGK, encoded by the coding sequence ATGAGAAGATTATATTTCCCTTCGCTTATTTTAGTATTGCTTTGCTTAAGCAGCTGTTCAGTAATTGGCGGCATTTTTAAAGCCGGTGCCGCCGTAGGCATTATATCGGTTATTGTAGTAATAGCCATTATCATCTGGATCGCATCTATGTTCAGAGGCAAATAG
- a CDS encoding winged helix-turn-helix transcriptional regulator — protein sequence MPTAFENMDHSSEACNASALAIKDALYVLSGKWKLPLIMTLTGGPKRFNDIQRSLDGITPKILSKELRELEMNEFVIRKVSPTIPVSVLYELTLYSKSLEKVLEELRNWGMQHRERIVKGMRKAPAS from the coding sequence ATGCCGACTGCTTTCGAAAATATGGACCATAGCTCCGAGGCCTGCAATGCCAGCGCCCTTGCTATAAAAGATGCACTATACGTTTTAAGCGGCAAATGGAAACTACCGCTGATAATGACATTAACAGGCGGCCCCAAACGGTTTAATGATATCCAGCGTTCGCTCGACGGCATAACACCAAAAATATTGTCGAAGGAATTGCGTGAACTGGAAATGAACGAATTTGTTATTCGTAAAGTGTCGCCTACTATTCCGGTTTCGGTATTGTACGAACTTACCCTATACAGCAAATCGTTAGAAAAGGTTTTGGAAGAATTGAGGAACTGGGGTATGCAACACCGCGAGCGGATTGTAAAAGGTATGCGAAAAGCGCCCGCATCTTAA
- a CDS encoding exodeoxyribonuclease III yields MKIITYNVNGIRSAINKNWLAWLQATDADVVCLQEIKATPDVLTDLKLVEDLGYQHYWYPAEKKGYSGTAIFTKQTPKHIEYGCGISDFDREGRNIRVDFDEVSVMSVYFPSGSSGEERQAFKYRFLDEFGRYLELLQSQCPKLVVSGDYNICHRPIDIHNPKSNANSSGFLPEEREWMENFLESGYIDTFRHMNKEPHNYTWWSFRANARAKNLGWRIDYNMATRALEQHIKRAAILPEARHSDHCPVLLELEF; encoded by the coding sequence ATGAAAATCATCACCTATAATGTTAACGGTATCCGGTCGGCAATAAACAAAAACTGGCTGGCCTGGCTGCAGGCTACTGATGCAGATGTGGTTTGCCTGCAGGAAATTAAGGCGACACCTGATGTACTGACCGATTTAAAACTTGTTGAGGATTTAGGCTACCAACACTACTGGTATCCTGCCGAAAAGAAAGGATATAGCGGCACGGCTATTTTTACCAAACAAACCCCTAAGCATATTGAATACGGCTGCGGAATCAGCGATTTTGACCGCGAAGGCCGCAACATCAGGGTTGATTTTGATGAGGTGTCAGTGATGAGCGTTTATTTCCCGTCGGGTTCAAGCGGGGAGGAACGTCAGGCCTTTAAGTATCGTTTTTTAGATGAGTTTGGCCGCTACCTGGAGCTGCTGCAATCACAATGCCCTAAATTGGTAGTATCCGGCGATTATAACATTTGCCACAGGCCCATTGATATTCACAACCCCAAATCAAACGCAAATTCATCAGGCTTTTTACCCGAGGAACGCGAGTGGATGGAGAACTTTTTAGAGTCGGGTTATATTGATACCTTCAGGCACATGAACAAAGAGCCGCACAACTATACCTGGTGGAGCTTTCGCGCAAACGCCCGCGCTAAAAACCTGGGCTGGCGGATTGATTATAACATGGCTACCCGCGCACTTGAACAGCACATTAAAAGAGCCGCCATATTACCCGAGGCACGGCATTCAGACCATTGCCCGGTATTGCTTGAGCTGGAGTTTTAA
- a CDS encoding peptidylprolyl isomerase — translation MKRLFTTALFLMAVTIAFAKGPKNQYVRIKTSYGDCIIRLYNETPKHRDNFIKLVKKGFYNGTLFHRVIQNFMIQGGDPDSRDTSKAKPGAELGNGDVGYTVPAEFRDSLFHKRGVLAAARDDNPAKASSGCQFYIVEGKRFTDGKMDTLENTRLKGFKIPAWQREYYKSVGGAPHLDHGYTVYGEVVSGIDMVDRIAAVKKDERDRPVENVAMTVELLSSKECKQLDAMLFPGNK, via the coding sequence ATGAAAAGACTTTTTACCACTGCTCTATTTTTGATGGCTGTTACTATCGCTTTTGCCAAAGGGCCGAAGAATCAGTATGTGCGCATCAAAACAAGTTATGGCGATTGTATCATCCGCTTGTATAACGAAACCCCAAAACACCGCGATAACTTTATAAAACTTGTAAAAAAAGGGTTTTATAATGGAACGCTGTTTCACAGGGTGATCCAGAATTTTATGATCCAGGGTGGCGACCCGGATTCAAGGGATACCAGTAAAGCAAAGCCCGGTGCAGAACTTGGCAATGGCGATGTTGGCTACACTGTTCCGGCTGAATTTAGGGATAGCCTTTTTCATAAACGCGGTGTATTGGCGGCGGCAAGGGATGATAACCCGGCAAAAGCATCAAGCGGTTGCCAGTTTTATATTGTGGAAGGCAAGCGCTTTACTGATGGCAAAATGGATACCCTTGAAAACACACGCTTAAAAGGGTTTAAAATACCTGCATGGCAAAGAGAATATTACAAATCAGTTGGTGGTGCGCCTCATCTTGATCATGGTTACACCGTTTATGGCGAAGTGGTATCCGGCATTGACATGGTAGACAGGATTGCTGCGGTTAAAAAAGATGAAAGGGATCGCCCGGTAGAAAACGTGGCTATGACGGTTGAACTGCTGAGCAGCAAGGAATGCAAGCAACTGGATGCAATGCTGTTTCCCGGGAACAAATAA
- a CDS encoding cupin domain-containing protein — MITSINNAEHYTWGDQCDGWHLLKSPSLSVIQEKMPPLTGEQLHYHSKAQQLFYILSGTATFEVKGEAIIAEANQSIHIMPGIKHRILNNGDTDLHFLVISEPKAHGDRINLQ, encoded by the coding sequence ATGATTACATCAATCAACAATGCGGAACACTATACCTGGGGCGATCAATGCGACGGCTGGCACTTGTTAAAGTCGCCCTCGCTGAGCGTGATACAGGAAAAGATGCCGCCCTTAACAGGAGAGCAATTGCATTACCATAGTAAGGCCCAACAGTTATTTTACATTCTGTCGGGTACGGCTACCTTTGAAGTGAAGGGCGAGGCAATTATTGCAGAGGCTAATCAATCAATTCATATAATGCCGGGCATTAAACACCGCATTTTAAATAATGGCGATACCGACCTGCACTTCCTGGTGATCTCGGAACCAAAGGCACATGGCGACAGGATAAATCTACAGTAA
- a CDS encoding SDR family oxidoreductase codes for MGKVILVTGASSGIGLACATALQAKGHTVYGSSRDLKRMKSVPFKPIELDVTDDASVNAAIDKIIKAEGRIDVLVNNAGNGVTGPAYAMPVESAKQQFEVNFFGVVRVSSAVLPHMIAVKNGLVVNISSLAGLFGLPYQSMYSASKYAIEGYSQSLRMELRNTGIKVTLINPGDFKSDFTQNRAKVPFPIKNEMLEKEYNTAVAAMEKDESIGANPEVIGKKLCQIVDSSSPAHRYLVGAFAQTIASTLKSILPGGLFEKLMNDHYGIK; via the coding sequence ATGGGCAAAGTAATTCTTGTAACGGGCGCATCATCAGGCATAGGATTGGCCTGTGCTACAGCGCTCCAGGCAAAGGGGCATACGGTTTATGGTTCGTCGCGCGATTTAAAACGCATGAAATCAGTACCATTTAAACCCATTGAATTGGATGTTACTGATGATGCTTCGGTAAACGCAGCCATTGATAAGATCATTAAAGCCGAGGGCAGGATTGACGTGCTGGTTAATAATGCAGGCAATGGTGTTACCGGCCCTGCCTACGCCATGCCTGTTGAAAGTGCCAAACAACAGTTTGAAGTTAACTTTTTCGGCGTGGTACGGGTAAGCAGCGCTGTGCTGCCGCACATGATTGCGGTAAAAAACGGGTTGGTGGTAAACATCAGTTCACTGGCCGGGTTGTTTGGCTTGCCTTATCAAAGCATGTATAGCGCATCAAAATACGCTATTGAAGGTTACTCGCAAAGCTTGCGGATGGAGCTTCGCAACACGGGCATAAAAGTTACCCTTATTAACCCCGGCGACTTTAAATCGGATTTTACGCAAAACCGCGCTAAAGTCCCTTTCCCAATAAAAAACGAAATGCTGGAGAAGGAGTATAATACCGCTGTTGCCGCCATGGAAAAAGATGAAAGCATAGGTGCTAATCCTGAAGTAATTGGTAAAAAACTTTGCCAGATAGTAGATTCGTCAAGCCCTGCGCATCGCTACCTGGTAGGTGCGTTTGCCCAAACCATTGCATCAACACTAAAAAGCATATTACCTGGCGGATTATTCGAAAAATTAATGAACGACCATTACGGCATAAAATAA